A stretch of the TM7 phylum sp. oral taxon 349 genome encodes the following:
- the def gene encoding peptide deformylase, with protein sequence MKKESIITLPNPHLRQKSQKVHVITEEVRQLVKDMTDASIDWEASRPHEISAALAAVQIDRLDRVIIVRNDFDNKENQEFIALINPEIIKYEGELIEDYEGCLSVRDFYGKVPRYNRIRVKAINIDGDEIRIKAEGFLARVIQHEIDHCNGIVFVDHIRDKTDAFYRLNDKGELDPLDYNTHVKDNHDLWD encoded by the coding sequence GTGAAGAAAGAATCTATTATTACTCTGCCAAACCCTCATCTGCGTCAAAAATCGCAGAAAGTTCACGTCATCACCGAAGAGGTTCGCCAGCTCGTTAAAGACATGACTGATGCAAGTATTGACTGGGAGGCGTCGCGTCCACACGAAATCAGCGCCGCGCTCGCCGCTGTACAAATTGACCGACTTGATCGCGTTATTATCGTGCGTAACGACTTTGATAACAAAGAAAATCAAGAATTTATCGCTCTCATCAATCCAGAAATTATAAAATACGAAGGCGAGCTTATTGAAGACTATGAAGGTTGCCTTAGTGTGCGCGATTTTTACGGTAAAGTACCGCGCTATAATCGCATTCGCGTCAAAGCAATAAACATTGACGGCGACGAAATCCGCATCAAAGCCGAAGGATTTTTAGCGCGCGTCATTCAGCATGAAATCGACCACTGCAATGGTATCGTATTTGTCGACCACATCCGCGATAAAACCGATGCATTTTACCGGCTAAATGACAAGGGCGAGCTTGATCCGCTCGACTATAATACGCATGTCAAAGAT
- the priA gene encoding primosomal protein N' — translation MHYYDVAPTKIIRAGSDYFTYHSEQVLQIGQPVIIPVGQLSLTGIVIKHTRKPAYKTRAIANALDISPLPNPLLKTALWMARYYATPLATTLQTILPRGLTKKRRMVAHSHQTISRDRTHYLLNKDQQAAVDTLTQRTRGTVLLHGVTGSGKTAVYIAYAKHIMAQQKSVIVLVPEIALTSQLIAEFEQHFSNILLTHSQQTESARHQIWLDALQSTIPRIAIGPRSALFLPLAHIGAIVIDEAHEPSFKQDQSPRYSALRVAATLGAHHGAPVIQGSATPLISEYYLATHTNSSIITLPCRAQAAPPPHVDIINMTSKTNFVQHRFLSDPLIAHITASLERKQQTLLFHNRRGSASTTLCTNCGWSATCSRCFVPFTLHIDKHILQCHICGNTAPVPTSCPDCRETDIVHKGIGTKLVEAEIRKLFPHATVARFDGDTAAAHTLEKRYQELYDGTIDIIIGTQVVAKGLDLPHLSTVGVIQADTGLALPDFMARERTFQLLSQVVGRVGRTNQQTNVIIQSYQPHDETIRTGATQDYAAFYATELARRRKSHFPPFTYLLKLTCIYRTEKAAINNTQILARKLRTDYPNLYIFGPTPAFYERQRNTHRWQIVVKSPIRTTLLNIIAQLPSTHWQYDIDPMNLL, via the coding sequence ATGCACTATTATGATGTTGCACCGACTAAGATTATCCGCGCCGGCAGTGATTATTTTACTTACCATAGCGAACAGGTTCTACAAATCGGACAACCCGTGATTATTCCCGTCGGTCAATTATCGCTAACCGGCATCGTTATAAAACACACGCGAAAACCAGCATACAAGACGCGTGCTATTGCTAATGCGCTTGATATTTCACCATTACCAAATCCATTGCTCAAAACTGCTCTATGGATGGCTCGCTACTACGCCACACCACTTGCAACCACACTGCAGACAATCTTACCACGCGGTCTCACAAAAAAACGCCGCATGGTAGCGCATTCCCACCAAACAATTTCGCGAGATCGAACACATTATTTGCTCAACAAAGACCAGCAAGCTGCTGTTGATACGCTCACACAGCGCACACGCGGGACAGTCTTGTTGCATGGCGTTACTGGCAGCGGCAAAACCGCTGTCTACATTGCCTATGCCAAACACATCATGGCACAGCAGAAATCTGTTATTGTACTCGTGCCAGAAATCGCCCTCACTTCACAGCTTATCGCTGAATTTGAACAACATTTTTCTAATATTCTGCTAACCCATTCACAGCAAACCGAGTCTGCACGCCATCAAATTTGGCTTGATGCTCTTCAAAGTACTATTCCGCGTATCGCCATCGGTCCGCGTTCAGCACTCTTTCTGCCACTTGCCCACATTGGCGCTATCGTCATCGACGAAGCGCATGAGCCAAGCTTCAAGCAAGATCAATCGCCACGATACTCGGCTTTGCGTGTCGCCGCCACGCTTGGTGCGCATCATGGCGCACCCGTCATTCAAGGTTCAGCAACACCACTCATCAGCGAGTATTACCTTGCCACACACACCAATAGCTCGATCATTACACTCCCATGCCGCGCACAAGCCGCTCCGCCGCCGCACGTCGACATCATAAATATGACATCAAAAACAAATTTTGTTCAACATCGTTTTCTGTCCGACCCACTCATTGCCCACATCACAGCCTCACTTGAACGCAAACAACAAACACTCCTTTTTCATAACCGTCGCGGCAGCGCCAGTACAACACTCTGCACTAATTGCGGCTGGTCTGCAACTTGCTCGCGCTGCTTCGTGCCATTCACGCTTCATATCGACAAGCACATATTGCAATGCCACATTTGTGGCAACACAGCGCCTGTTCCAACTTCTTGTCCCGACTGTCGCGAAACTGACATCGTTCATAAAGGCATCGGCACGAAACTCGTTGAAGCAGAGATCAGGAAACTCTTCCCGCACGCAACCGTTGCACGCTTTGACGGCGATACTGCTGCCGCGCATACGCTTGAGAAACGTTACCAAGAGCTTTACGACGGCACAATTGACATCATTATCGGTACGCAGGTTGTCGCTAAAGGGCTTGATCTACCGCACCTTAGTACTGTTGGCGTAATTCAGGCGGACACCGGGCTTGCTTTGCCCGACTTTATGGCACGCGAACGCACCTTTCAACTTTTGTCACAGGTTGTCGGTCGTGTCGGGCGCACTAATCAGCAAACCAATGTTATCATCCAATCATATCAACCGCACGACGAAACAATTCGTACTGGCGCTACACAGGATTACGCCGCCTTCTATGCTACCGAACTTGCCAGGCGCCGTAAAAGCCATTTTCCGCCATTTACTTATTTGCTCAAACTCACGTGCATCTACAGAACCGAAAAAGCCGCTATCAATAACACCCAAATACTTGCTAGAAAACTTCGCACAGATTACCCAAATCTATACATATTTGGTCCAACCCCCGCTTTTTACGAACGGCAACGCAATACCCACCGCTGGCAAATCGTCGTTAAATCTCCAATACGCACCACCCTACTCAATATCATCGCACAGCTACCATCCACGCACTGGCAGTATGACATTGACCCGATGAATCTGTTATAA